A DNA window from Setaria viridis chromosome 2, Setaria_viridis_v4.0, whole genome shotgun sequence contains the following coding sequences:
- the LOC117844730 gene encoding LOW QUALITY PROTEIN: uncharacterized protein (The sequence of the model RefSeq protein was modified relative to this genomic sequence to represent the inferred CDS: deleted 3 bases in 2 codons), which produces MADKADWSDANTSHFIDICKGEIKAGNRPLGFFNRTGWKNVISKHEEKTGQKLTKKQLKNKWDNMIKEYTWFIELKNSATGLGWNEAKQTVECSKEWWDEHLARCNNPEKGIKCNHVRFRKQGPKHLDDLHILFDKIHISGASASCPGDIFSDESSGDDVSEVKTQDIDDVKLVALKKSKPGKKKRKEHSSSIEEKHEKNPFFQLYKNTCLKIETAADKISSSVEASSTPTNPVPSISEVMKMGKDCGVQEKTVLMHTTTFLIIKPEFREVFSSLETKEGRFDLIEREHEKKLLKRQ; this is translated from the exons ATGGCTGATAAGGCAGATTGGTCTGATGCCAATACGAGTCATTTCATTGATATCTGTAAAGGAGAGATAAAAGCTGGGAATAGGCCGTTGGGATTTTTCAATAGAACTGGTTGGAAAAATGTTATATCTAAGCATGAAGAAAAAACTGGTCAGAAGCTAACAAAGAAACAACTGAAGAACAAGTGGGACAATATGATAAAGGAATATACATGGTTCATAGAGTTGAAGAATAGTGCAACTGGGCTTGGATGGAATGAGGCAAAGCAAACTGTTGAGTGCTCTAAAGAATGGTGGGATGAACACCTAGCT AGGTGCAATAATCCTGAGAAAGGTATCAAATGCAACCATGTGAGGTTTAGAAAACAAGGGCCAAAGCACCTTGATGATCTGCATATATTGTTTGATAAGATACATATCAGTGGTGCTAGTGCGTCCTGCCCTGGAGATATATTCTCTGATGAGTCAAGTGGTGACGATGTGAGTGAGGTAAAA ACTCAAGACATTGATGATGTGAAGTTGGTTGCTTTGAAGAAATCAAAGCCAGGGAAAAAGAAACGCAAGGAACACTCTAGTTCTATTGAAGAGAAGCATGAGAAGAACCCATTCTTTCAACTGTACAAGAACAcatgtttgaagatagaaacaGCAGCAGATAAGATATCCTCAAGTGTTGAAGCTTCATCTACTCCAACCAATCCAGTCCCAAGCATTTCAGAGGTCATGAAGATGGGGAAAGATTGTGGAGTGCAAGAA AAAACTGTTCTAATGCACACAACCACCTTCCTGATCATCAAACCTGAATTTAGGGAGGTCTTTAGCTCCCTGGAAACAAAAGAAGGAAGGTTTGATTTGATTGAGAGAGAGCATGAAAAGAAGCTGTTGAAGCGTCAGTAG